ATTATCCAGGAAACTAGAGGATGGGTTGATGATAAAGAAATTACAGTATCTCAAAGATCAAAAGAAGATGCGAATGATTATAGATATTTCCCTGAACCAGACTTACCTCCTCTTATCATTTCTAAGCGTTTGATAGATAATATTCGTAGCAAACTCCCTGAACTACCATCTGCGAGAAAATCTAGATATGTAGAAGATTATAAAATTTCTGAATATGACGCAGGTTTAATTATCAGTGATATTAATTTCTCTAATTTTTTCGATGAATCTGTCTATAATAGTAATAAATCATCTGAAGAATTAAATACTAGAGCTAAAACAATAGCAAATTTACTTCTTACTGAAGTCAATCGACTATTGAATCTGGAAAATATTTTAATACATGAAACAAAACTTACACCTGAGGCAATTAACGAAATTGCTGAATTATTAGAATCCGGAAACATTAATTCAACAGTTGGTAAGCAAATATTAGAAGAAACATTTAAAACAGGCGGCTCGCCAAAAAAGATTGTAGAGGAAAGAGGTTTAATACAAATAACTGACACTGATTCCTTAATACCAGTTTTAGAAGTTGTATTAGATAATAACCTGGAAGCTGTGAATGATTATATAAATGGTAAAGATACAGCAGTGAGATTTCTTGTAGGACAAGTTATGAAAGAAACTAAAGGAAAAGCAAATCCTACACTAGTTGCAGAATTACTAGTGAGTCAACTTGATTTGCGAAAATAAAATTATGGTATAATACACAACGATTAATTTATAAACAAGGCGAAATTTTAAAATGGAAACATCATTAAACATAGTTCAAATAATTTTATCTATTGTGTTAATTACTGTAATACTAATTCAAGTACGCGGTTCTGCAGGTAATTTATTTGGAGGTGGAGAAAGTTCGTTCAGAACTAGAAGGGGCGTGGATTTAGTACTTTTTAGATTTACTATCTTTGTAGGTATTTTATTTGTTTTAGTTTCCTTGTTTAGCGTAATAATACAACGATAATCTACAAGTATTTCCACTTGGTTTTGTCAGGTGTGTCTTCTAGTTGAATATTTAATTCCGTTAGTTTATCTCTGATCAAATCTGCTTCTGCATAATATTTTTTTTCACGCATAGTCTTTCTAAGTTCAATTAGTAACTCTATAAATGGGGTAACTTCTTGATTTTTTTGTTCGGAATTTTCAAAAGTTAAACCTAATATAGATCCTAATTCTCTAAGTAAGTTGGTCCCACTTTCAACATTTAATCCTTCTTGAATTCCTTTATTAATATCTCTTGAAAGTTCAAATATTTCTGCAATAGCTCTTGGGGTATTTAGATCATCATCCATAGCATCTATAAAGTTTTTTTGACGTATACTCACATCAAGATTATCTCCATGAATATCATATTCAGTTTCTAGTGAGTAACGCACACGTGATAGGGCATTTTCTATACCATGAATTTCATCAGTAGAGTATATTCTTGGGCTTCTATAATGAGATGATAGAAGAAATATTCTTAAAGCGTCAATAGAGTGTTCTTTTATTGCGTCTTCAAGGCTTACAAAGTTCCCTTGATGTCGTGTCATTTTTTCCGTATCTTTTTCGCTAAGTCTTAATAAACCATTATGAAGCCAAAAATTTACTACTGGGTTTTTTCCACTATAACCTTCAGATTGTGCGATCTCATTTTCGTGATGGGGAAATACGACATCATGTCCTCCTCCGTGTATATCGAATTGTTCACCTAGTAGACTTATAGACATCGCTGAACATTCTATATGCCACCCAGGTCTACCATCTCCCCAGGGGCTAGGCCATGCAGGTTCTCCAGATTTTGAAGATTTCCATAAAGCAAAATCAGAGGGATTTTCTTTTCTTTCATCAACTTCGATTCTTGTACCTGATTCCATTTCATTTAAGGATCTTCTTGATAAGCTACCATAATTTGGAAATCTTTCAACACGATAATAGACATCTCCATCAAGATTGTATGCAATCCCTTTATCAATAAGTTTTTCAATCATGTTTATCATTTCATTTATATAATCTGTAGCTTTGGGATAGGCATTAGCCCTCATTACCCGTAATGCATCCATTTCGTTTAAAAAACGATCTATATGGTATTCTGAGATTTCTTTTATCGAACGGGATTCTGAATTTGAAGTTTCAATAATTCGATCTTCAATATCTGTAAAATTTTGTACATGATTAACTTCATACCCACGATAGAGTAGGTATTTTTTTAGGACATCAAAAACTATAAAAGATAGAGCGTGACCAACATGGCAAGGACCATATAAGTTTGGTCCACAAACGTACATGGTAACTACTTGATTTAGTGGTGTAAAATCCCTTTTTGTTCCTGTAAGTGTATCTGTTAATTTCATATCACAATCATATTCTAATTACTCTATTAAAGCTACTGATTGACATGCAATACCTTTACCTTGGCCAATAAATCCAAGACCATCTGTGGTAGTTGCTTTAATATTGATGAGATTTGATTTAATATTTAATGCGGTAGATAAAGAGGTTTTTATCAATTCAATAAACGTTGAAAGTTTCGGTTCTTGAGCTATTATTGTTACGTCAATATTCCCTATGCTCCATCCAGCGGCGTTGATTATCTCAAGTGTTGATTCAAGTAATGAAATACTATTAATGTCTTTATATTTCATATCTGATGATGGGAAATATTGTCCAATATCCCCAAGACCACTAGCCCCTAATAGTGAATCAATTATTGCATGTATTACAACGTCGCCATCACTGTGTCCCTCAAGACCTTTCCCAAAAGGTATTTCTACTCCTCCTAAGATTAATTTACGATTATTATTGAGGTTATGTACGTCAAAGCCAGTTCCTACTCGCACGTTATTTTTTTTCCTTTATTATTGATTTAACCATCGCTATATCATCGTTAGTTGTCACTTTAATATTGCTTTTTGATCCTTTAAAAGTTTTTATATTTACTCCTAGTTCTTGAACTAACATGGCATCATCAGTTACTGAAATGTCAGTTGTAGTTAATGCTTTAAAAATTAAGTCATATGAAAAACATTGTGGTGTTTGTGTTACCCAAATTGTTTCTCTATCTACTATTTTATCGACAAAATTTTCTTCAGATAATGTTCGAAGGGTATCAGTAGAGGGTATAATTGGTATAGATGCATTGAATTCAATAACGCTTTCTATTCCTCGGTTAATAATACATTGATTTATACAAGGTCTAGCTGCATCATGAATAAGTATAAAATCATGTTTTCCTAAGGCGTATAATCCATTTAACACCGAATCTTGACGTCTTGAGCCACCAATGCATACGGATGTGACTTTATCAAAATTAAGGGAATTAATATATGTCATTCCAGATTGGTAGTTTTTTTCATTTAAAACAATACTAATTGCAGAAACATGACGAGAATCATTGAATTCTTTTAAGCTGTAATATAAAAGAGGGTTGTTGTAAATAGGCATAAATATTTTATCCTGGCCATCCATTCTTGTGCTGGATCCAGCTGCTAATAAAATAACACCTATATCAGGTGTTTTTTCCTGGTTTTTATCCATAAAGTACTCCTAAATTGAAGTCTAACAAAGTGCTATTCTTTATGTCAAAGCAACATTGTTATAAATTATATATGGTTTTATAGACTATTTTAAATAACAAATGGTAGAATTTTTTTATAACTGAGGGTCAAATGTCGAAAGAAAACTTTGTAACCGAATATAGAAAAACTATGTCGAGCTTTGCTACGGGAGTTACTGTGGTTACTACATTAGACGGAAATAACTACATTCATGGGATGACCGCAAACTCTTTTACGTCTGTATCCTTAGATCCACCCACTGTTCTAGTATGTATTGGGCATACTAGGAATACAATGACACATGTCAATAATACTAACGAGTTTGCTATTAATATATTATCAGATAAACAAAAACATATAGCTGACTATTTTGCGAAAGAACAAACCAGCGAGGATGAAAATCTGGAGTTGAACTGGTCCATAAAGTTCGGTTCTCCTTATATTGAGGGTGCTATTGCTTTTTTAAAAGCTAATGTTGTAAAAAAGTACAACTATGGGGATCATGCAATTGTGCTAGGGGAAGTACAAGGAATAGATACTCAAAAAGGGAATCCGTTATTATATTACCACAGTAATTATTTATTTGTTCCTAATTCTTCTTGATTGTTTCCAAAGGACAAATCCACCACCGACAATAAATAAATGTGCTCCCATAAATATCCAACCTCCCAATGCAGACCTTGTTTCCTTTTTTATAGTTATTTCATCGACAGCATATGTTTTTTCACCTAGTGAACTCATTATTTGAATACTTAAGTTCCAGCTACCATTCGGAGGTAAAGATAAAATTGTAGAATAAAGATGTTTAGCACTGGGGGTGTTTAATGCATATGCCCACCCAGTTTCATTACTATTAATTTTTGAACTACGAACCTTTACTGTAGCATCTTTAACTAAATTATTTGCTTTATCGTAA
The DNA window shown above is from SAR202 cluster bacterium and carries:
- the secG gene encoding preprotein translocase subunit SecG, translating into METSLNIVQIILSIVLITVILIQVRGSAGNLFGGGESSFRTRRGVDLVLFRFTIFVGILFVLVSLFSVIIQR
- the ispD gene encoding 2-C-methyl-D-erythritol 4-phosphate cytidylyltransferase, which encodes MDKNQEKTPDIGVILLAAGSSTRMDGQDKIFMPIYNNPLLYYSLKEFNDSRHVSAISIVLNEKNYQSGMTYINSLNFDKVTSVCIGGSRRQDSVLNGLYALGKHDFILIHDAARPCINQCIINRGIESVIEFNASIPIIPSTDTLRTLSEENFVDKIVDRETIWVTQTPQCFSYDLIFKALTTTDISVTDDAMLVQELGVNIKTFKGSKSNIKVTTNDDIAMVKSIIKEKK
- a CDS encoding flavin reductase family protein — protein: MSKENFVTEYRKTMSSFATGVTVVTTLDGNNYIHGMTANSFTSVSLDPPTVLVCIGHTRNTMTHVNNTNEFAINILSDKQKHIADYFAKEQTSEDENLELNWSIKFGSPYIEGAIAFLKANVVKKYNYGDHAIVLGEVQGIDTQKGNPLLYYHSNYLFVPNSS
- a CDS encoding 2-C-methyl-D-erythritol 2,4-cyclodiphosphate synthase; amino-acid sequence: MRVGTGFDVHNLNNNRKLILGGVEIPFGKGLEGHSDGDVVIHAIIDSLLGASGLGDIGQYFPSSDMKYKDINSISLLESTLEIINAAGWSIGNIDVTIIAQEPKLSTFIELIKTSLSTALNIKSNLINIKATTTDGLGFIGQGKGIACQSVALIE
- a CDS encoding Asp-tRNA(Asn)/Glu-tRNA(Gln) amidotransferase GatCAB subunit B; protein product: IIQETRGWVDDKEITVSQRSKEDANDYRYFPEPDLPPLIISKRLIDNIRSKLPELPSARKSRYVEDYKISEYDAGLIISDINFSNFFDESVYNSNKSSEELNTRAKTIANLLLTEVNRLLNLENILIHETKLTPEAINEIAELLESGNINSTVGKQILEETFKTGGSPKKIVEERGLIQITDTDSLIPVLEVVLDNNLEAVNDYINGKDTAVRFLVGQVMKETKGKANPTLVAELLVSQLDLRK
- a CDS encoding cysteine--tRNA ligase, giving the protein MKLTDTLTGTKRDFTPLNQVVTMYVCGPNLYGPCHVGHALSFIVFDVLKKYLLYRGYEVNHVQNFTDIEDRIIETSNSESRSIKEISEYHIDRFLNEMDALRVMRANAYPKATDYINEMINMIEKLIDKGIAYNLDGDVYYRVERFPNYGSLSRRSLNEMESGTRIEVDERKENPSDFALWKSSKSGEPAWPSPWGDGRPGWHIECSAMSISLLGEQFDIHGGGHDVVFPHHENEIAQSEGYSGKNPVVNFWLHNGLLRLSEKDTEKMTRHQGNFVSLEDAIKEHSIDALRIFLLSSHYRSPRIYSTDEIHGIENALSRVRYSLETEYDIHGDNLDVSIRQKNFIDAMDDDLNTPRAIAEIFELSRDINKGIQEGLNVESGTNLLRELGSILGLTFENSEQKNQEVTPFIELLIELRKTMREKKYYAEADLIRDKLTELNIQLEDTPDKTKWKYL